The DNA region GGACAAATGCAGATGGAAGGCGAATTGCATCACCATAATTGGTTATAAAGCTAAGAAGGTGACTATTTGGAAGAAAACAAAAGAACGAGACAACGTATCGACTACAAGAACCATATTTTATGTTATAAGCATATCATATCAAATAAAGAAGAGATACCGGATCCTGCACCGATTCGCGTCATTGTTGAGGACATATCCTATAGTGGATTAGGTGTGCGTTGTACAAGAGACCTAGGAGCCGGAGATGTTCTAATATTCAACCTTGAAAATGCCGGGGACAAAAGAGAGGTCATGCTTGAAGTGATGT from Petrocella atlantisensis includes:
- a CDS encoding PilZ domain-containing protein codes for the protein MEENKRTRQRIDYKNHILCYKHIISNKEEIPDPAPIRVIVEDISYSGLGVRCTRDLGAGDVLIFNLENAGDKREVMLEVMWCRYSGGEYEAGLKFINLTKEIIFFLDGLIKNHLKQKKKLMDKGI